The following proteins are co-located in the Lacticaseibacillus paracasei subsp. paracasei genome:
- the dnaI gene encoding primosomal protein DnaI, with translation MEDMRKRIAMLMDSRQWRDRYFKMVKEALQDPEVQAFLKQHTGELADDAIDRGTAKIYEFVSERNKIARGELPLAPGYKPTLVAANGLIDVAYEPTDAKIAADEEAKQASLVTSVNMPKDIRGASLTNYDPTDERMDALLAANQFVLAVVADPKAFHQGLYLSGPFGVGKTYLLGAIANDLAEKGGIASTLIHVPTFVVEMKNAIGNNTVLPKIDRIKRAQVLILDDIGAESISPWVRDDVLGIILQYRMQEKMPTLFSSNKSMEDLTASLAGTDRGNSEMLKAKRIMERIHFLAKEVQVGGENRRNPLAD, from the coding sequence ATGGAAGATATGCGGAAACGAATTGCCATGTTGATGGATTCTCGACAGTGGCGGGATCGTTATTTCAAGATGGTCAAAGAAGCCTTGCAGGACCCTGAAGTTCAGGCTTTTCTAAAACAACATACCGGCGAACTCGCCGATGATGCGATTGATCGCGGAACCGCGAAGATCTACGAATTTGTCAGCGAACGAAACAAAATTGCTCGTGGCGAATTACCATTGGCACCGGGTTATAAGCCGACCCTAGTGGCAGCTAACGGTTTGATTGACGTCGCTTATGAACCAACAGATGCCAAAATTGCGGCCGATGAGGAGGCTAAACAGGCTTCCTTAGTCACATCGGTTAACATGCCCAAGGACATTCGTGGGGCAAGCTTAACCAATTACGATCCGACTGATGAGCGGATGGATGCTTTGTTGGCGGCTAATCAATTCGTTCTCGCCGTTGTTGCCGATCCTAAGGCTTTTCATCAAGGACTATATTTGAGTGGTCCATTTGGAGTCGGCAAAACATATTTGCTTGGCGCGATCGCCAATGATCTTGCCGAAAAAGGCGGGATTGCCAGTACCTTGATTCATGTCCCAACATTTGTGGTTGAAATGAAAAATGCCATCGGGAACAACACCGTCTTGCCAAAGATTGATCGCATCAAACGCGCGCAAGTTCTGATTCTTGATGATATCGGTGCTGAAAGCATTAGCCCATGGGTTCGCGACGATGTTCTTGGCATCATTTTGCAGTATCGCATGCAGGAAAAAATGCCGACCTTGTTTAGCTCGAATAAAAGCATGGAAGATTTAACTGCCTCACTTGCCGGCACAGATCGCGGAAATTCAGAGATGCTCAAAGCCAAGCGCATCATGGAACGGATTCATTTTTTAGCTAAAGAAGTGCAGGTCGGCGGTGAAAATCGGCGCAATCCATTGGCAGATTGA
- a CDS encoding replication initiation and membrane attachment family protein: protein MQRPDTFSPQAGFVLTKAGHLSDFDEKVAISLYQPLIGPIAMALYLSLWQEVKDRALVTDRRLQLWLLDLLDIDIDQLFNARVKLEAVGLLRTYTQVDSLGRYYAYELYAPVAPDAFFKDDLLGLLLYDKVGEKRYDELVGQFSLKPVRRPEWQEITASFLDVFRFDHDLSKEPPAVVAAKSDMTQKEATRPRLGTGGGYDWALVKAMLANSNIQAGQLATHQEALYQIAGFYGIQPPDFARLISRATDVMTGKINLSQLRRLAEQGYTRAQPHAQPTTTTAPPKVASADEALLQKAKSMPPRQFLTAAKQAKNVRMYPANNELRAVQQLSERNVFDAPTINILIDYILRTNDSINQALLDAIANSWLKANVNSPEAALKQISDFEKQKASGQKRRQGSAKGPRQEKLPDWAQEGYQPEKKKVSDADREKLAAQLAKLRELGDKGGAN from the coding sequence ATGCAACGTCCTGATACATTTAGTCCACAGGCAGGGTTTGTGTTAACAAAAGCCGGTCATTTGAGTGATTTTGACGAAAAAGTAGCAATTTCACTCTATCAGCCGCTCATCGGGCCGATTGCGATGGCATTGTATCTGAGCCTGTGGCAGGAAGTTAAAGATCGCGCACTAGTGACTGATCGACGTCTGCAATTATGGCTGCTGGATTTGTTAGATATTGATATTGATCAATTATTCAATGCGCGTGTCAAACTGGAGGCGGTCGGGTTATTGCGCACTTATACGCAAGTCGACTCATTAGGGCGTTACTACGCTTATGAGTTGTATGCACCGGTGGCACCTGATGCCTTTTTCAAGGACGATCTTCTCGGGTTGCTCCTATACGACAAAGTTGGGGAAAAAAGATACGATGAGCTGGTTGGCCAATTTAGCCTCAAACCAGTCCGCAGACCTGAATGGCAGGAGATTACAGCCAGTTTTCTCGATGTGTTTCGGTTTGATCATGATTTGAGCAAGGAACCACCAGCAGTGGTGGCAGCTAAATCAGATATGACGCAAAAAGAAGCCACGCGGCCACGGCTTGGCACAGGCGGCGGCTATGATTGGGCATTAGTCAAAGCGATGCTGGCGAATAGTAATATTCAAGCGGGGCAACTCGCAACGCATCAGGAAGCGTTGTATCAAATCGCCGGTTTTTACGGGATTCAACCGCCGGATTTTGCTCGCTTGATTAGTCGCGCCACAGATGTCATGACCGGCAAGATTAATTTGAGTCAATTGCGGCGCTTAGCTGAACAAGGCTACACCCGAGCACAACCACATGCGCAGCCGACGACCACGACGGCGCCGCCAAAAGTGGCATCAGCTGACGAAGCTTTGTTGCAAAAAGCCAAAAGTATGCCACCGCGCCAATTCTTAACCGCCGCCAAGCAGGCAAAAAATGTCCGAATGTACCCGGCTAACAACGAGTTACGTGCCGTTCAGCAGCTGAGTGAGCGGAATGTGTTCGATGCGCCGACGATCAATATTTTGATTGATTATATTTTACGAACCAATGACAGTATTAATCAGGCATTGCTTGATGCAATTGCTAACAGTTGGCTGAAAGCTAATGTGAACAGTCCCGAGGCTGCTTTGAAACAGATAAGTGACTTTGAAAAACAGAAGGCCAGTGGCCAAAAACGGCGTCAAGGTAGCGCCAAAGGTCCGCGGCAGGAGAAGTTGCCAGATTGGGCACAAGAAGGTTACCAGCCTGAAAAGAAAAAGGTGAGCGATGCTGACCGCGAGAAACTAGCAGCCCAATTGGCGAAACTGCGTGAACTCGGTGATAAAGGAGGCGCGAACTGA
- the nrdR gene encoding transcriptional regulator NrdR, with product MQCPHCHHNSSRVVDSRPTDGGRAIRRRRECENCGFRFTTFERVEQTPLLVIKKNGTREEFNREKILKGLIRAAEKRPVTMEQMQSIVDSVENQLRAIGENEVSSQAIGEFVMSKLADVDDVAYIRFASVYRQFKDMSVFMQELQDMMKKEKTKK from the coding sequence TTGCAATGTCCCCATTGCCATCATAATAGTTCGCGAGTTGTCGATTCCCGACCAACAGACGGTGGCCGTGCGATTCGCCGCCGTCGCGAATGCGAAAATTGCGGGTTTCGGTTTACAACCTTTGAACGGGTTGAACAAACCCCGCTGTTAGTGATCAAAAAGAATGGTACACGTGAAGAATTTAATCGTGAGAAGATCCTAAAAGGACTTATTCGGGCTGCTGAAAAACGGCCGGTTACCATGGAACAAATGCAAAGTATTGTCGATTCTGTCGAAAATCAGTTGCGTGCGATTGGTGAAAACGAAGTCTCCAGTCAGGCGATCGGTGAGTTTGTCATGTCTAAACTAGCCGATGTCGATGATGTTGCCTATATCCGTTTTGCCAGCGTTTATCGACAGTTTAAAGATATGTCTGTCTTCATGCAGGAACTGCAGGACATGATGAAGAAAGAAAAGACCAAGAAGTAA
- the coaE gene encoding dephospho-CoA kinase (Dephospho-CoA kinase (CoaE) performs the final step in coenzyme A biosynthesis.) codes for MTYLLGLTGGIASGKSTVSRTFKAAGFPVVDADVIARQIVEPGQPVLARIAQAFGPEVLRADGSLDRAKLAEIVFSQPGRMAALNQINRPYLREAISQALAQAKAGGAAIVVGDIPLLYEADYADDFDGVAVVSVDPNIQLSRLMARDGLSQADAEARIQSQMPLAQKAALADFVIDNNGTQEATIAQANALIHRLQRLS; via the coding sequence GTGACTTATCTCTTGGGGTTAACCGGTGGCATTGCATCGGGGAAATCGACGGTGAGCCGCACTTTCAAAGCCGCTGGGTTTCCGGTGGTGGATGCTGATGTCATTGCCCGCCAGATTGTCGAGCCTGGGCAGCCTGTTCTTGCGCGCATTGCTCAAGCTTTCGGTCCTGAAGTGCTGCGCGCGGATGGCAGCCTAGATCGCGCCAAGCTGGCCGAGATTGTTTTTTCCCAGCCAGGCAGAATGGCAGCCTTGAATCAGATCAATCGGCCTTATTTGCGCGAGGCCATCAGTCAGGCACTTGCACAGGCAAAAGCCGGTGGGGCCGCCATCGTTGTCGGCGACATTCCTTTGTTGTATGAGGCCGATTATGCCGATGACTTTGATGGTGTTGCGGTTGTGAGCGTTGATCCCAATATCCAACTATCGCGTTTAATGGCACGAGACGGGCTCTCACAGGCTGACGCGGAGGCCCGAATTCAATCGCAAATGCCGTTAGCGCAAAAGGCAGCATTGGCAGATTTTGTGATTGATAATAATGGGACTCAAGAGGCAACCATTGCCCAAGCCAATGCCTTGATCCACCGGCTGCAACGGCTATCATAA
- the mutM gene encoding DNA-formamidopyrimidine glycosylase — protein MPELPEVETVRRSLLPLVKNKVITAINTNWEKILINGLATFQKEIVSSEITTIDRRGKYLLMRLSNGETIISHLRMEGRYYVVKDANTPFDKHDHVTFTFQDGSQLRYRDLRKFGRMRLIKTGQEDQVTALAKLGPEPTPSTFDEADFAQRLKRHHKPIKSVLLDQTVVAGVGNIYADEVLWLSRLNPLQPADTLKSKEIKTLHDAIIQELNAAIAAGGTSAHTYVDAEGNRGSFQNALHVYDREGTPCDRCGTTIVKIKVGQRGTHYCPHCQPLHQRRRPA, from the coding sequence ATGCCTGAATTACCTGAAGTGGAAACAGTTCGCCGCTCGCTTCTGCCGTTAGTCAAAAATAAAGTCATTACCGCCATCAACACTAACTGGGAGAAAATCCTGATCAATGGGTTGGCGACTTTTCAAAAGGAAATTGTCAGCAGTGAGATCACGACCATTGATCGGCGCGGCAAGTATCTTTTGATGCGCCTCAGCAATGGTGAAACGATCATCAGCCATCTGCGTATGGAAGGGCGTTACTATGTTGTCAAAGATGCAAACACACCTTTTGACAAGCACGATCACGTTACGTTCACTTTTCAGGATGGCAGTCAGTTGCGCTATCGGGATCTGCGAAAGTTCGGGCGGATGCGGCTGATCAAAACCGGGCAGGAGGATCAGGTCACAGCACTTGCTAAACTTGGGCCGGAACCAACCCCAAGCACCTTTGACGAAGCGGACTTTGCCCAGCGTTTGAAACGTCATCATAAACCGATTAAGTCGGTTTTACTCGATCAAACCGTGGTCGCTGGTGTGGGCAATATTTACGCTGATGAGGTACTTTGGTTAAGTCGGCTCAATCCGCTGCAGCCAGCTGATACCTTGAAATCTAAAGAAATCAAAACACTGCATGACGCGATTATCCAAGAATTAAATGCAGCCATTGCGGCAGGTGGCACCAGCGCGCATACGTATGTTGATGCAGAAGGCAATCGCGGTTCTTTTCAAAATGCCTTGCACGTCTATGATCGGGAAGGTACCCCGTGCGATCGCTGCGGCACGACGATTGTCAAAATTAAGGTTGGTCAGCGCGGAACCCATTACTGCCCACACTGTCAGCCATTACATCAAAGGAGGCGGCCAGCGTGA
- the polA gene encoding DNA polymerase I: MASKTKLLLVDGNSVAFRAFFALYNQLDRFTNQDGLHTNAIYAFNNMLEIVLKAVQPDAALVAFDAGKTTFRTAKYADYKSGRAKTPSELLEQLPYIKELLDDMGIAHYELKDYEADDIIGTMAKRADEAGWETTIVTGDRDLTQLTTDRTTVQVTVKGVNELEAYTPAHVKEKLGITPAQIIDLKGLMGDTSDNYPGVTKVGEKTALKLLNQYGSMENLYANVDDMKKSKLKENLINDKDNAFLSKQLATIDRDAPLTVDLADVTYAGPDLDKLRDFYTKMNMNSLLKKIGGSVAKPVQAVHFSVLDEQSILALTKLTEPLTFEIEMLEDNYHVAEQIGFFIGTKEETYVSTDVTLLTLPAVKRWLEDAKRDLTVFDGKRNIVAANRLGVKLPDIAFDVLLASYLINPDENSNDLGKIAEDHDYHDLPRDEDIYGKGAKRQVPEDDKLFGQFARKSDALFALRPDLTGDLEKQEQTDLFTDMEMPLSRVLAEMEIQGITLNAKTLKAMGTEFSQSIKILEEKIYAEAGVKFNLNSPKQLGEILFEKLNLPVIKKTKTGYSTSVDVLNELKSASPIVQDILDYRGWAKLNSTYVVGLLKAQLPDHKIHTRYLQTLTQTGRLSSVDPNMQNIPARDEGKIIRKAFVPSHEGWQIFSSDYSQIELRVLSHISGDENMQEAFKHGVDIHANTAMKIFGLSSPDQVTPDMRRQAKATNFGIVYGISDYGLSQNIGISRKQAKAFIDGYFDQYPKVHDYMDAMVKKAREDGYVETLFHRRRYLPQIHSRNFNLRKFAERTAMNTPIQGSAADIIKVAMIRMQKALDEAGLQAKMLLQVHDELIFEAPEEEIAQLSELVPKVMDSAVHLDVPLKVESHYGPTWFDAK, translated from the coding sequence ATGGCGAGCAAAACAAAATTATTATTAGTCGATGGTAACTCAGTCGCATTTCGTGCATTTTTTGCTTTATATAATCAATTAGACCGTTTTACGAACCAAGATGGCTTGCACACCAACGCCATTTATGCGTTTAACAACATGCTCGAGATTGTTTTAAAGGCAGTCCAACCAGATGCCGCTTTAGTAGCATTTGATGCAGGCAAGACGACTTTTCGCACAGCCAAATATGCTGATTACAAAAGTGGTCGCGCCAAGACACCGAGCGAATTGCTGGAACAATTGCCTTATATCAAGGAATTATTGGATGACATGGGCATCGCGCATTATGAATTAAAGGATTACGAAGCCGATGACATTATCGGCACAATGGCTAAGCGTGCGGATGAGGCCGGCTGGGAAACGACGATTGTCACGGGTGATCGCGATTTGACGCAGCTGACGACCGATCGGACCACAGTTCAAGTGACAGTGAAGGGTGTCAATGAGCTTGAAGCCTACACCCCAGCACATGTCAAAGAAAAGCTTGGCATCACACCGGCTCAAATTATTGATCTCAAAGGTTTGATGGGTGATACCTCGGACAACTATCCTGGGGTGACCAAGGTCGGTGAAAAAACAGCTCTGAAATTGCTCAATCAATACGGAAGCATGGAAAACCTCTATGCTAATGTGGATGACATGAAAAAGAGCAAGCTTAAAGAGAATTTGATCAACGATAAAGATAACGCTTTCTTAAGCAAACAGTTGGCAACGATCGATCGCGATGCACCGCTTACCGTGGACTTAGCGGATGTGACATACGCTGGACCGGATTTAGACAAACTCCGGGACTTCTATACAAAAATGAATATGAATTCGTTGCTCAAAAAAATTGGTGGTAGTGTCGCTAAACCTGTTCAGGCGGTTCATTTTTCCGTGCTGGATGAGCAATCGATTCTTGCACTCACCAAACTGACCGAACCTCTGACTTTTGAGATTGAAATGCTCGAGGATAATTATCATGTGGCCGAACAAATCGGTTTCTTTATTGGCACTAAGGAAGAAACTTATGTGAGTACCGATGTCACCTTGCTGACGCTGCCAGCGGTTAAACGGTGGCTGGAAGATGCCAAACGAGATCTGACAGTTTTTGATGGCAAACGAAACATCGTCGCCGCTAATCGACTCGGCGTGAAATTACCGGATATCGCTTTTGACGTGTTATTGGCGTCCTATTTGATTAATCCTGACGAAAACAGCAATGATTTGGGTAAAATCGCTGAAGATCACGATTATCATGACTTGCCGCGTGATGAGGATATTTATGGCAAAGGCGCCAAACGGCAAGTGCCAGAAGACGATAAGCTGTTTGGCCAGTTTGCTCGCAAGTCTGATGCTTTGTTCGCATTGCGGCCTGATTTGACTGGTGATTTGGAAAAACAGGAACAAACGGACTTATTCACAGATATGGAAATGCCGCTTTCTCGGGTTTTGGCAGAAATGGAAATTCAAGGGATTACCCTAAATGCTAAAACACTGAAGGCTATGGGCACTGAATTCTCACAAAGCATCAAGATTTTGGAAGAGAAAATCTATGCAGAAGCTGGCGTGAAGTTCAATTTGAACTCACCAAAGCAGCTCGGCGAAATTCTTTTTGAAAAATTGAATCTGCCTGTGATCAAGAAAACGAAGACCGGTTACTCGACAAGCGTTGACGTGTTGAACGAATTGAAATCGGCAAGTCCGATTGTGCAGGACATTTTGGATTATCGCGGCTGGGCTAAATTGAATTCGACTTATGTTGTCGGCTTGTTGAAGGCGCAATTGCCTGATCATAAGATTCATACCCGCTATTTGCAGACTTTGACGCAAACTGGCCGATTGAGCTCAGTTGATCCTAACATGCAGAATATTCCTGCTCGTGATGAAGGTAAGATTATCCGCAAGGCCTTTGTACCGTCACATGAAGGTTGGCAAATTTTTAGTTCTGACTATTCCCAAATTGAGTTGCGGGTGTTGTCGCATATTTCCGGGGATGAGAATATGCAGGAGGCGTTTAAACATGGCGTCGACATTCACGCCAACACTGCGATGAAGATTTTTGGCCTGAGTTCGCCAGATCAAGTCACACCTGATATGCGGCGGCAAGCCAAGGCAACTAACTTCGGCATTGTGTATGGCATTAGTGACTATGGTCTATCCCAAAACATTGGCATTTCCCGTAAACAGGCAAAAGCGTTCATTGATGGTTATTTTGATCAATATCCTAAGGTTCATGATTATATGGATGCGATGGTCAAGAAGGCGCGTGAAGACGGCTATGTCGAAACCCTGTTCCATCGGCGGCGCTATCTGCCACAAATTCACTCACGCAACTTCAATCTGCGTAAGTTTGCCGAGCGGACCGCTATGAATACGCCGATTCAGGGTAGCGCTGCGGATATTATCAAGGTAGCCATGATTCGCATGCAAAAGGCCTTGGATGAGGCCGGTTTGCAAGCTAAAATGCTTCTACAGGTTCACGATGAACTCATCTTCGAGGCACCTGAAGAAGAAATTGCCCAGCTTAGCGAGCTCGTGCCCAAAGTCATGGACTCAGCAGTTCACCTTGATGTGCCATTAAAGGTTGAAAGTCATTATGGACCAACTTGGTTCGACGCTAAATAA
- a CDS encoding Bax inhibitor-1/YccA family protein — MQERRVVNEAGLTQFFSRIYTLMGSGLVVTALVSYLLGFPFRAEYTSFVSGHPIVFWIMAFMPIILSFFVTGRRAQASPGYATVMFYLMSASFGFTFASVAMVADGTNLAVALATTAVVFLVMSMVGHFGKRDLSKAGSIAMVALFGIIIMSFVNMFLGSNGMQLLISYGVLIIFIVLTAWDTQRLKNLYLTTGNDGQAAVSEGSLAVLGALMLYLDFLNLFTAILQILGVGNNNN, encoded by the coding sequence ATGCAAGAACGCCGTGTTGTAAACGAGGCCGGCTTGACACAGTTCTTCTCCCGCATCTATACCTTGATGGGGAGCGGGCTGGTCGTGACGGCGCTCGTCAGTTATTTGTTAGGATTTCCATTCAGAGCTGAGTACACCAGTTTTGTGAGTGGGCATCCGATTGTTTTTTGGATCATGGCTTTTATGCCGATCATTTTGTCATTTTTTGTGACAGGGCGTCGCGCACAGGCAAGTCCGGGGTATGCAACAGTGATGTTTTACCTCATGTCCGCTAGTTTTGGCTTCACGTTCGCTTCAGTTGCCATGGTTGCGGACGGTACTAACCTTGCCGTTGCTTTAGCTACGACAGCGGTTGTCTTTCTGGTCATGTCGATGGTTGGCCATTTTGGCAAGCGTGACTTGAGCAAAGCCGGCAGTATCGCGATGGTTGCCTTGTTTGGGATCATCATCATGTCATTTGTGAATATGTTCCTTGGCTCAAATGGGATGCAACTGCTGATTTCATACGGTGTCCTGATTATCTTCATTGTATTAACGGCGTGGGATACGCAGCGGCTGAAGAACCTGTATCTCACCACTGGCAATGATGGACAAGCTGCCGTTTCGGAAGGCTCGCTAGCGGTTCTCGGTGCGTTAATGCTCTATCTCGACTTCTTGAACCTGTTCACCGCAATCCTACAGATTCTCGGTGTTGGGAATAACAATAATTAA
- the murC gene encoding UDP-N-acetylmuramate--L-alanine ligase, which produces MTEATYYFIGIKGSGMSALALVLHDLGHQVLGSDITQYTFTQKGLAAAGIKMLPFDPANLKPGYTVIAGNSFTDDHPEIKRAKELGLTIYRYHEFLGKLIEGYTSIGVAGAHGKTSTTGLLAHTLSGVAKTSYLIGDGTGKGIPDSKFFVFEADEYRRHFLAYHPDYMIMTNIDFDHPDYYTGFEDVYDAFETEANQVKKAIVAWGDDPWLRKLKAKVPVYYYGISDRDDFQARNVDRDTKGSSFDAYFHDQLIGHFFVPLFGEHSVLNALAVVAVAHMEKLDAKLIARELGNFSGVKRRFAEKDLKDMIIVDDYAHHPNEIKATLDAARQKYPDKAIIAVFQPHTFSRTQAYEPQYVQVLSQADQTFLTPIFSSAREKTGKIRSEDITAQIKGAAVIHQEDMKPLLQYHNAVVVFMGAGDIQKYEKAYETILAEE; this is translated from the coding sequence ATGACAGAGGCAACCTATTATTTTATTGGTATCAAGGGATCAGGTATGAGCGCATTGGCATTGGTGCTCCATGATTTAGGGCATCAGGTTTTGGGCAGTGATATTACTCAATATACGTTTACCCAAAAAGGACTTGCCGCTGCCGGCATTAAGATGCTGCCGTTTGATCCGGCTAACCTGAAACCGGGTTACACTGTCATTGCTGGCAATAGTTTTACGGACGATCATCCTGAAATCAAACGGGCCAAGGAATTGGGACTCACGATTTATCGTTATCACGAATTCTTGGGCAAGCTGATTGAAGGTTATACCAGTATTGGGGTTGCTGGTGCGCACGGAAAGACCAGTACAACCGGTTTGCTGGCCCATACCTTAAGCGGCGTTGCTAAAACCAGCTATTTGATCGGTGATGGCACAGGCAAGGGCATTCCCGACTCCAAATTCTTTGTATTTGAAGCTGATGAATATCGCCGGCATTTTCTGGCCTATCATCCTGACTACATGATTATGACCAATATCGATTTTGATCACCCTGATTACTACACTGGTTTTGAAGATGTATACGATGCTTTCGAAACTGAGGCCAATCAAGTTAAAAAAGCAATTGTAGCTTGGGGGGATGATCCTTGGCTGCGGAAGCTAAAGGCAAAGGTGCCGGTTTATTATTATGGGATTAGTGACCGTGATGATTTTCAGGCTCGCAACGTTGATCGCGATACGAAAGGCAGCAGCTTTGATGCTTACTTCCACGATCAACTGATCGGTCATTTCTTTGTGCCGCTGTTTGGTGAACACAGCGTCCTAAATGCACTGGCTGTGGTCGCGGTCGCTCACATGGAAAAGCTGGATGCAAAGTTGATTGCCCGCGAGCTCGGCAACTTCAGTGGCGTTAAGCGTCGGTTTGCCGAAAAGGATCTCAAGGACATGATCATCGTCGACGACTATGCTCATCATCCGAATGAAATCAAAGCAACCTTAGATGCTGCTCGTCAAAAGTATCCTGACAAGGCGATTATTGCTGTCTTTCAGCCGCACACCTTCAGCCGCACGCAGGCCTACGAGCCACAATATGTTCAGGTCCTAAGCCAAGCTGATCAAACATTCTTAACCCCGATTTTCAGTTCTGCTCGTGAGAAAACTGGTAAAATCCGATCCGAAGATATCACCGCGCAGATCAAAGGCGCTGCAGTGATTCATCAGGAAGACATGAAGCCTTTGCTGCAATATCATAATGCAGTGGTTGTCTTTATGGGGGCCGGTGATATTCAAAAGTATGAAAAAGCTTACGAAACCATATTGGCTGAAGAATAG